A single window of Triplophysa dalaica isolate WHDGS20190420 chromosome 14, ASM1584641v1, whole genome shotgun sequence DNA harbors:
- the slc33a1 gene encoding acetyl-coenzyme A transporter 1, with protein MELSKSIALKNGRKRKPVVPGSDMGGREPRLSDLEVDGDEEALLRSSNRYNGSSKGRNGIHGELGNVALLLFLYVLQGIPLGLAGSIPLIMQSKNVSYKDQAFFSFVFWPFSLKLLWAPLVDSVYLQQFGRRKSWLVPTQYLLGLFMLYLSFTVDAMLQTDGQKGPDVIMLTAVFFLLAFLAATQDIAVDGWALTMLSKENVGYASTCNSVGQTAGYFLGNVLFLALESPDFCNKYLRFEPKDQGIVTLSDFLFFWGIVFMVSTTLVAILKKENARHQRIQKKPKEENQGVMETYKHLVSVLKMPTVFTFCILLLTAKIGFSAADAVTGLKLVEAGVPKEQLALLAVPMVPLQILLPLVISKYTAGPRPLDIFYKAFPFRLLIGLEYALLVWWTPSVRHEEGFPLYYYAVVLLSYAAHQVAVYSMYVACMAFHAKVSDPVIGGTYMTLLNTVTNLGGNWPSTLALWLVDPLTSKECQGAPGQTCSSLEEAGLCVREGGTCITTLDGYYVESIVCVVIGLCWWIFFGKKMTRLQEESPSAWHCRVTK; from the exons ATGGAACTATCTAAATCTATCGCACTCAAGAACGGGAGGAAGCGGAAGCCTGTGGTGCCCGGGTCAGACATGGGTGGAAGGGAGCCCAGGCTGTCTGACTTAGAAGTGGACGGGGATGAGGAAGCTCTTTTACGGAGCTCGAACAGGTACAACGGCAGTTCCAAAGGGCGAAATGGAATCCATGGAGAACTGGGCAACGTGGCCCTCTTACTGTTCTTGTATGTGCTTCAGGGCATTCCCTTAGGCTTGGCTGGAAGCATCCCTCTTATCATGCAGAGTAAGAACGTCAGTTACAAGGACCAGGCCTTTTTTAGTTTCGTTTTTTGGCCCTTCAGCCTAAAGTTGCTCTGGGCTCCTCTTGTGGACTCTGTATACCTGCAGCAGTTTGGCAGGAGGAAATCTTGGCTGGTGCCCACTCAGTACCTGCTAGGtctttttatgctttatttatcCTTTACGGTTGACGCAATGCTTCAGACAGATGGGCAGAAAGGACCGGATGTGATCATGTTGACTGCAGTCTTCTTCCTGTTAGCTTTCCTTGCAGCCACACAAGACATTGCTGTTGATGGCTGGGCTTTGACCATGCTGTCCAAGGAGAATGTGGGTTATGCTTCAACATGTAACTCTGTGGGACAAACCGCTGGATATTTCCTGGGCAATGTGTTGTTTCTTGCGTTAGAGTCTCCTGACTTCTGCAACAAGTATCTGAGGTTCGAACCCAAGGACCAGGGCATTGTAACACTCTCAG ATTTCCTGTTTTTCTGGGGGATTGTTTTCATGGTGTCGACCACTCTGGTTGCTATTCTGAAAAAGGAGAACGCCAGACATCAACGTATCCAGAAAAAGCCCAAAGAGGAGaatcagggtgtcatggagacCTACAAGCATTTGGTCTCCGTTCTTAAAATGCCCACAGTCTTTACCTTCTGTATCCTATTGCTAACTGCTAAG ATTGGCTTTTCTGCTGCGGATGCTGTGACTGGGCTGAAGCTAGTAGAAGCTGGGGTTCCTAAAGAGCAACTAGCCCTGCTTGCAGTTCCCATGGTGCCTCTGCAAATTCTGCTACCCCTGGTTATCAGTAAATACACAGCTGGTCCTCGTCCACTAGATATCTTTTACAAGGCTTTTCCATTCAG GTTACTGATTGGTCTGGAATATGCCCTGCTGGTCTGGTGGACCCCAAGTGTTCGGCATGAGGAGGGATTCCCTTTGTACTACTATGCAGTGGTGCTGCTCAGCTATGCTGCACATCAG GTGGCAGTATATAGCATGTATGTTGCCTGCATGGCCTTTCATGCTAAGGTCAGTGACCCTGTCATCGGCGGCACCTATATGACCCTTTTAAACACTGTGACTAATCTAGGAGGTAACTGGCCTTCTACTCTAGCTTTATGGCTGGTAGACCCTCTCACCTCTAAAGAATGCCAGGGAGCCCCTGGCCAAACATGCAGTTCACTTGAAGAAGCAGGG CTCTGTGTCAGAGAGGGTGGGACATGTATAACAACATTGGACGGTTACTACGTGGAGTctattgtgtgtgttgtgattggtctcTGCTGGTGGATCTTTTTCGGAAAGAAGATGACGCGATTACAAGAAGAAAGCCCCTCGGCATGGCACTGTAGAGTTACCAAATAA